TAAGCCACATGAAAACCCCGCGGCGGGTCGTCTGTGGCTTGCTCTGGACACAAAGAGCGGCACGAGAGGTGGCAAAACTGCTCTCGCACCCCCCGACCTGTACCACTCACGGATTATGGTCTAAGAGCCCAGCATATTCGATCGGCTCCGGCGATGCTATAATCTACAAAAGGATTCCTTTTATCAGGCCGAAAGCCAACCGTCACCGATCTGAATGAGAGGGGAACGATGCAAGAGGAGCTCACCAAATCTATAATCAACTACCTAGACACCCACCGCCACTGCACCCTGGCTACCATCAGGGAAGACAACAGTCCGCAGGCCAGCACTGTCTCCTACGTCAACGACGGTCTGAAGATCTACTTCATGACCGACCCTTCGAGCCAGAAGGCAAAGAACATTGCGTTCTGCCCCAAGGTAGCCCTAGCCATCTCCGAGGACTTCCTGGACTGGGACGAGATTAAAGCGGTGCAGTTGGCTGGCACGGTGGAGTGGCTTGAAGCTGGCCCAGAGCTTTCCCGGGCACAGAATATGTTCGCTCGCAAGTTTCCACAGGTGAAGAAATATTTAGACTCATGGAGCGTAACGATCGAGCAAATACCCTTCCTCAGGGTTAGCCCTACCATCATCAACTACCTGGACTACTCCAAGGGCTTCAATCACTGGGACACCCTCGAGCTGTGACCCCTTGAGGTCGCCGTTGACCGTTGTTATTGAAATCGCCCGAACCAGGACAGCACAAAGCCAGGGGCATTGCCCTGGACTGGTTGCTCTTTCCTTCGTTTCCTTTGTTTCGGGCCTGAGGACTGGAAGACTGTTCGGAATGGACGGCGGCATCGGGTTCTCAGTCAGCTTTCGAAGGAAATGTGTGGGCTAATCGTGGTTGTGCCAGGGAAGCCAAATACTCGCCATAAGATATAAGAAAGGAGGACACAAATATGCAGACGAGAGCAGCAGTACTGTATGAGGCCAACACACCGCTGAGGGTGGAAGAGGTGATACTGGACGATCCAGGGTACCAGGAAGTACTGGTCAAGATGGTAGGCACGGGAGTATGTCACAGCGATCTGGGCATCATGAAAGGAGAGAATCCCAGCCCTTTTCCCATCGTACTGGGGCATGAGGGTGCTGGCATTGTGGAGAAAGTCGGGCCTGGTGTCACCCTTGTCCAACCCGGCGACCACGTGGTGCTGCCAGCCATTTTCAACTGCGGGAAATGCCGCTATTGTATCGAAGGTCAACCGGCGCTGTGCTCGGAGGTGTTGCCAGCGTTAGTGTCAGGTAGACTGCCAGGAGGAGGGAAGCATTTGCACAAAGAGGGGGAGGAGATCAACATATTTTACACCAGCGCCTTTGCCGAGTATGTCGTGGTACATGAGCGCACAGCGGTGAAGGTACGGGATGATGCCCCTCTGGACGTAGTCTGCCTCCTCAGTTGCGCTGTCAGCACCGGGGTGGGCAGCGTGATAAACAGAGCCAGGATCCGGGCCGGCGAAAGCATAATCATTTATGGTTGTGGGGGCGTCGGGCTGAGCGCAGTGATGGGGGCTAAGCTGGCCGGAGCTGGCAAGCTCATCGCTGTTGACATATTGGATCGAAAGCTGGAAATAGCCACGGAGCTTGGCGCTGATTACGTCATCAACGCCTCGAATGAGTACCCGCAACAGCGCATAATGGAGATAACCGGAGGGGGAGCCGATTACGCCATCGAAACTACCGGAAACGTGGAGGTGATGGCCCAGGCCTTCGCTTCCATCCACGATGCCGGCACATGCGTCCTGGTTGGAGTCGCTCCTCTCGGCACCATGCTCAGCACCCCGCCATACCAGTTTTTGTTTGGCAAGACATTGATCGGTAGCATGCTGGGCAACGTAAGAACCAAAATCGACGTGCCCCGATATGTCGATCTATATATGGAGGGCAAACTCCCCATCGACAAGCTGATAAGCCGCTACTACATCCTGGACGATATTAACGATGCATGTGCCGCTCTTGAGCGAGGAGAGGTGATACGCAGCGTGATTCGCTTCTAGCCGGCTAGCTATGAGGCCAGGATGGTAGAACCATCATGCCTTCGCAATACCAAATGACAGAGAATTGTAGGGCGGGTGTACTCCTTCTTGGGAAGGACGAAACCCACCACCCCGGTATACCCCGGAAGGAAGGTCAGTTTCACCTATTCAACAAAACTTAGAGAAAATGTCCGGACCAACGCGAACACTCAACATTCCATGGAAATGCAGGCGCAACCCGGAGTCTCCTTTGCGCGCTGGCATCAAATATAGACATATTGATATTTTTGAAGTCTTTGCCCATAGGGAACTTCTTAGACTCCTCGAGATCGATCAAGATAAGTAGAAGCGGCCATCGTGCGCCCTTCCACTCGTTCATTACATGGCTGTAGACCTTTTCTATGTTTGGCGTATGTGTGTACGTTATGAAGACCCCGTATCTAAGTCGCCTCTCCTTACCCTTCTCAAGGCTCCACACTCGGTGATCTCTCAACTTCTCCAATTCATTGCCCCACACACCACCCCACTCCCATTCAATAGCAATCTCATCCCCCTCAGTGCTCCGCAGCACCGCATCCTTCCTGCCCCCTCTCTCAAATCTCGTGACTAGACCCATGAGGTCAGCGATACTGCGGACGACTATTCCAATATGGATGGTCCAATCGGTACGTATAGCTCCCGTAGAACGTTGATCCATCGGAAAATCTCGGTACCAGAAGTACTGGAAAAGTGTCGCGAAATCCTCAGGTGTCGCCCATTGTTCCGGCAGTGGCATAGTGGGTCACCTCCTCACGGGTTTGAAGTACTTGATATCCAGGATGCTGCCGGCCCGCTTCTCCTTGAAGACGGCCTGGAGCCGCATCCCAACCTTCAACTGCTCAAGATCCACCTCGCCCAGCAGGTGGAGCAGGCCGGTGTCAGCCCCATCCAGTTGAACTATGCCATATATGATGGGAGGTTCCACCGGCTGCATAGCATTCGACTGGCAGTCAACGGTATAGGTTAGCAAAGTCCCCTTGTCACTCACCTCAACCCACTCACTAAGCTGGCCAAAGCAATACTTGCAGATGGACCTGGCCGGCACATAAACATGGTTACAGGTGGGGCACCTCGTACCCAGGAATTTCTTATTGTCCCTTATCTCAATGAGGAAACGGCTACCAACGGCACCTGCAGAATAGGTGTTGGGGATACGTATGAACCCCTCGTAGACGAAGACGTCCAAATCATCCAGCTTCCGTGTATGAACCATTTTCTAACCTCCTACTCCTCGATCGTCCTGAAGTACAAGATGTCAGAAGTCCCTTCACCCCGTTCATCGTCCCCTCTCCAAACAGCCTGGACTCGCATGCCTACCTTCAACTTGTTCGGGTCCGTTTCTTCAAGAAATTGCCGAAAATAGACACCGCTGTCCAGCAGAATGCAGGCGGTGGGGTGAGGGTTAGCCCACTCTATACCCAGGTGGGGATCAAGAAAAGGCCTGACAGCTAAGGTATACCAGATCACCGTGCCCTTGTCGCTCAACTCCACCCAATCTTCGCCTGTTTCCCCACCTTACACCTTCCGCAGACCGCCTGGGGAGGCCACAAAAGCTCCTTACACTTGGGGCAGCGGTTGGTTACCAGCTTCTTCTTGTCTTTCGCTTCCTTATAGAGCTTGCCTATGTATTTGCCGGTGGACCATCGATAATACCGACGCTTATCAATAGTTACGTGAATATATTCTTGAGATGGTTCCTTTGTCATGGTCATGATCTCGCCTCCTACAAAGACCTCTTCAGCAGAGTCAGCATTGTCCAGTTGGAGCTACCGAGAGCAGAGGCAACAGCCGTCTTCACATCCCTGGTAACCTGGTGTTCCCCAGCGTCGCCTCGAACCTGAAGGGCAGTTTCCACAATTCGGTTCATGGGGGAGGCCCCGATAGGATTGGTAGCCAGCACACCTCCAGAGGCATTTACAGGGAATTCCCCCTCTATTTCGGTTATCCCCTTCTCGATTAGCTGCCAGCCCTTGTGCTTCTCGCAAAAATGGAAATGCTCATAGAGCATCATCTCCTCCCAGTTGGAAGGCTCGTAAACCTCCGCACAATCGATATCCTTTCGCGGATCGGTTATGCCATTCCTCTTGTAGAGTCTTTCGGCAGCCACATCCTGGCTGTAGGTCTCACGGCCCGTAGGGTCGCCAAAGGAGCTGGCACGGAAGGGTTCCTGGTGGACAGTGACAACATCGGCAATCCACACCGGTTTTCTGGTGATCTTCTTCGCCTCCTCCTCCACTGCAATAACCGCAGCGGTAGCCCCACAGGATTGAGGGCAAAAGTCAAGAAGCCTGATAGGCCAGACAAGGTATCCAGACTTGAGCACCTCGTCCACACTCTTCAACCCGAGCCTGAGATGAGCATAAGGATTGCGGCAAGCGCCCCGGTCTGCCTTCAACCGAACCATAGCTGCATGTT
This genomic interval from Chloroflexota bacterium contains the following:
- a CDS encoding Zn-ribbon domain-containing OB-fold protein, producing MVHTRKLDDLDVFVYEGFIRIPNTYSAGAVGSRFLIEIRDNKKFLGTRCPTCNHVYVPARSICKYCFGQLSEWVEVSDKGTLLTYTVDCQSNAMQPVEPPIIYGIVQLDGADTGLLHLLGEVDLEQLKVGMRLQAVFKEKRAGSILDIKYFKPVRR
- a CDS encoding pyridoxamine 5'-phosphate oxidase family protein: MQEELTKSIINYLDTHRHCTLATIREDNSPQASTVSYVNDGLKIYFMTDPSSQKAKNIAFCPKVALAISEDFLDWDEIKAVQLAGTVEWLEAGPELSRAQNMFARKFPQVKKYLDSWSVTIEQIPFLRVSPTIINYLDYSKGFNHWDTLEL
- a CDS encoding Zn-dependent alcohol dehydrogenase, whose protein sequence is MQTRAAVLYEANTPLRVEEVILDDPGYQEVLVKMVGTGVCHSDLGIMKGENPSPFPIVLGHEGAGIVEKVGPGVTLVQPGDHVVLPAIFNCGKCRYCIEGQPALCSEVLPALVSGRLPGGGKHLHKEGEEINIFYTSAFAEYVVVHERTAVKVRDDAPLDVVCLLSCAVSTGVGSVINRARIRAGESIIIYGCGGVGLSAVMGAKLAGAGKLIAVDILDRKLEIATELGADYVINASNEYPQQRIMEITGGGADYAIETTGNVEVMAQAFASIHDAGTCVLVGVAPLGTMLSTPPYQFLFGKTLIGSMLGNVRTKIDVPRYVDLYMEGKLPIDKLISRYYILDDINDACAALERGEVIRSVIRF